Proteins encoded together in one Camelina sativa cultivar DH55 chromosome 9, Cs, whole genome shotgun sequence window:
- the LOC104713117 gene encoding protein NUCLEAR FUSION DEFECTIVE 4-like — protein MEAMRTKWVAMAASIWIQCTSGASYTFSIYSAVLKSTQSYDQSTLDTVSVFKDIGANAGVFSGLLYTYATSNRRRGRGGGTGGAGGPWVVLAIGAIQCFAGYFLIWASVTGLISKPPAPLMCLFMFLAAQSQTFFNTANVVSAVENFADYGGTAVGIMKGFLGLSGAILIQLYETVCAGDPASFILLLAVTPTVLSLLVMPLVRIYETSVTDDKKHLNGLSAVSLIIAAYLMIVIILKNTLSLSSWANVVTLVCLLVLLALPLLIARRAQLDNMEKTAPHDYSPLISSPKATTSGNQSSEGDSRVDSGLNESLNLLQAMKSLSFWLLFLAMICGMGSGLSTINNIRQIGESLRYSSVEINSLVSLWSIWNFLGRFGAGYASDALLHKKGWPRPLLMAATLGTMTIGHLIIASGFQGNLYVGSVIVGVCYGSQWSLMPTITSELFGVRHMGTIFNTISVASPIGSYIFSVRLIGYIYDKTASGEGNTCYGSHCFRMSFIIMASVAFFGFLVAIVLFFRTKALYRQILIKRLHRR, from the exons ATGGAAGCGATGAGGACGAAATGGGTGGCTATGGCGGCTAGTATATGGATACAGTGCACAAGCGGCGCTTCCTACACCTTCAGTATCTATTCCGCCGTCTTGAAATCGACTCAATCGTATGATCAATCCACTCTCGACACCGTCTCCGTCTTCAAGGACATCGGAGCTAACGCCGGGGTTTTCTCCGGGCTTTTGTATACATACGCTACCTCAAATCGCCGACGTGGGCGTGGAGGCGGAACCGGAGGCGCAGGAGGGCCTTGGGTTGTGCTTGCTATTGGGGCAATTCAATGCTTCGCCGGTTATTTTCTCATTTGGGCTTCCGTCACCGGACTGATTTCGAAGCCGCCGGCGCCTTTGATGTGTCTCTTTATGTTCTTAGCAGCTCAGTCGCAAACGTTCTTCAATACGGCTAATGTCGTTAGTGCCGTTGAGAATTTCGCTGACTATGGTGGTACAGCCGTCGGCATTATGAag GGTTTTCTTGGTCTAAGCGGAGCGATATTAATTCAACTGTACGAGACAGTGTGTGCTGGAGACCCAGCGAGCTTCATTCTTCTACTGGCAGTAACACCAACAGTGCTCTCACTCTTGGTCATGCCTCTAGTCAGGATCTATGAGACAAGCGTAACCGATGATAAAAAGCATTTAAATGGTCTTTCAGCTGTATCTCTAATCATTGCAGCTTATCTTATGATCGTAATCATATTGAAGAATACCTTAAGTTTGTCATCATGGGCCAATGTTGTCACACTTGTCTGTCTACTCGTTTTGCTTGCCTTGCCTCTACTTATTGCGAGAAGAGCACAACTAGACAACATGGAGAAAACAGCACCACATGATTATTCCCCTCTCATAAGCAGTCCAAAGGCAACAACCTCCGGTAACCAAAGTTCTGAAGGCGACAGTAGAGTGGATTCTGGTCTGAATGAGAGCCTGAATCTTCTGCAAGCTATGAAAAGTCTAAGCTTCTGGTtgttgtttcttgccatgattTGTGGAATGGGCTCTGGACTTTCGACGATAAACAACATTCGGCAAATAGGCGAGTCTCTTCGATACTCATCTGTTGAGATAAATTCACTGGTCTCCTTGTGGAGTATATGGAACTTTCTTGGTAGATTTGGAGCTGGTTATGCCTCAGATGCGTTGCTGCACAAAAAAGGATGGCCACGCCCTTTGCTAATGGCTGCAACACTTGGAACGATGACCATAGGCCACCTAATCATAGCCTCTGGTTTTCAAGGAAACCTTTATGTTGGTTCTGTTATAGTTGGCGTTTGTTATGGTTCACAGTGGTCATTGATGCCTACAATCACCTCTGAACTATTCGGGGTCCGCCACATGGGAACCATCTTCAACACCATATCCGTGGCTAGTCCTATTGGTTCCTATATCTTCTCTGTAAGATTGATCGGTTATATCTATGACAAGACTGCTTCTGGAGAAGGGAACACATGTTATGGCTCTCACTGCTTCAGGATGTCATTTATTATAATGGCGTCTGTTGCCTTCTTCGGGTTTCTGGTCGCCATTGTACTGTTCTTTAGGACAAAGGCGCTATACCGACAGATCCTGATAAAGAGGTTGCATCGTCGATAG